One window from the genome of Salvelinus namaycush isolate Seneca chromosome 19, SaNama_1.0, whole genome shotgun sequence encodes:
- the LOC120063675 gene encoding trace amine-associated receptor 13c-like, with product MEKHEDVQYCFQDRNSSCRKALLLTSIYITLYIFFSLISAVTVFLNVLVIISISHFKQLHTPTNLLILSLAVSDLLVGLIVIPVMTVAITESCWVFGEYFCAFLLYISCLCPSLSLGSLVLISIDRYVAVCDPLLYHSKITITRLMCCISITWCCCIIYNAAIIKDIVNVQIPSRCLKECFIVEAITWGNIIDLVITMVVPCSIIITLYMKIFVVARSQARKVFSKEAASVSGVKTVQANKSERKATKTLSIVVFTYLSCWIPFIFSFFFLSFLIDNLSFIISFLPFVNSLINPIIYAFFYPWFKVTAKHILTLKLRRS from the coding sequence atggaGAAACATGAAGATGTTCAATACTGTTTTCAAGACAGAAACTCTTCTTGCAGAAAGGCTTTGCTATTGACATCTATCTACATAACACTGTACATCTTCTTCTCATTGATTTCAGCAGTTACAGTATTTTTGAACGTACTGGTGatcatctccatctctcacttCAAGCAGCTCCACACTCCAACCAACCTGCTCatcctctctctggctgtgtcAGATCTCCTGGTGGGACTGATTGTGATACCTGTAATGACTGTAGCAATAACGGAATCATGTTGGGTTTTTGGGGAATATTTCTGTGCGTTTCTTCTCTACATTAGTTGTTTATGTCCTTCTTTATCTCTGGGCAGTTTGGTCTTGATATCTATTGACCGCTATGTTGCTGTGTGTGATCCCTTATTGTACCActctaaaataacaataacaagatTGATGTGTTGTATATCCATTACCTGGTGTTGTTGTATCATATACAATGCTGCTATTATAAAGGACATTGTAAATGTACAGATACCCAGTAGGTGTTTGAAAGAATGTTTTATTGTTGAAGCAATAACCTGGGGTAATATCATTGACCTTGTAATTACAATGGTTGTCCCGTGCTCTATTATTATAACACTTTATATGAAAATCTTTGTGGTGGCCAGATCACAGGCCAGAAAGGTATTTTCAAAAGAGGCTGCCAGTGTGTCTGGTGTTAAAACTGTACAGGCAAATAAGTCTGAGAGAAAAGCAACAAAAACTCTGTCTATTGTTGTTTTCACCTATCTAAGTTGTTGGATTCCATTtatattttcttttttctttctttctttcttaattgACAATTTATCATTCATCATCAGCTTTCTGCCATTTGTTAATTCCTTAATTAATCCAATAATTTATGCTTTCTTTTATCCATGGTTCAAAGTGACAGCTAAACATATTTTAACTCTGAAGTTAAGGCGTTCATAG